One genomic segment of Catalinimonas alkaloidigena includes these proteins:
- a CDS encoding DUF4142 domain-containing protein, protein MKKTIFVYIFSFFLLIFIISACDSSSTNETSDQTAESASDTVLVESADEEMAASGVDLVLLAFMNNRLQYYMSDLAAKKASAEEVRELAQSINNVEEDARVKLEELAQATETDLPEAIGAGQKMKIDSIDALPQEQFDQAYLTEVVEEYKENVERLNELIIEEEDNPIVAGLVADIKDYHEEQMEKAVSLLEELS, encoded by the coding sequence ATGAAAAAGACAATTTTTGTTTATATTTTTAGCTTCTTTTTATTAATTTTCATCATAAGTGCTTGCGATAGCAGTTCCACTAATGAAACGAGTGATCAAACTGCTGAAAGTGCTTCTGATACGGTTCTGGTAGAAAGTGCTGATGAAGAAATGGCTGCCAGCGGAGTTGATTTAGTGTTGTTAGCTTTTATGAATAACCGCTTGCAATACTATATGAGCGATCTCGCAGCGAAAAAAGCAAGTGCTGAAGAAGTACGCGAACTTGCTCAGTCAATCAACAACGTTGAGGAAGATGCCAGAGTGAAGCTTGAGGAACTTGCGCAGGCAACGGAAACAGATTTGCCTGAAGCCATCGGTGCTGGTCAAAAGATGAAGATTGATAGTATTGATGCTTTACCTCAGGAGCAGTTTGACCAAGCTTACCTGACAGAGGTAGTTGAGGAATACAAAGAAAATGTTGAGCGCCTGAACGAGCTGATCATAGAGGAAGAAGATAACCCTATAGTAGCTGGTTTAGTGGCAGATATAAAAGATTACCATGAGGAGCAAATGGAAAAAGCAGTCTCCTTATTGGAAGAATTAAGTTAA
- a CDS encoding NAD-dependent epimerase/dehydratase family protein encodes MKIFVSGHNGYIGAHLISLLKAKGHEVTGCDINLYEGCAWEAYEKPDHELIKDVREVQEEDLRGHDAVMHLAALSNDPMGDVDPELTYQINLEGSVRLARLAKSTGVSRFLFASSCSIYGKGAKLDMDENDPVNPLTAYAKSKIESEKRIGAMADENFSPVFLRNATAYGYSPMLRIDLVVNNLLACAVSKGNIAIKSDGSPWRPLIHCKDIAHAFVALAEAPKDKMHNRIINIGANSENYQVRDVADQVQKLLPDAEIVYTGEVGEDPRNYKVNFDLLYSLLPDFKLEYDLQKGMQELFDKLIEHHFSAKDFDGDQFVRLKTLAKRLSLIQ; translated from the coding sequence ATGAAAATATTTGTAAGCGGACATAATGGATACATAGGTGCCCACCTTATAAGTTTGCTTAAGGCCAAAGGGCATGAAGTTACCGGCTGTGACATCAACCTCTACGAAGGCTGCGCCTGGGAAGCATATGAAAAACCCGACCATGAGCTGATTAAAGATGTGAGGGAAGTGCAGGAAGAGGATCTTCGTGGCCATGACGCAGTCATGCATCTGGCCGCTCTGTCCAACGACCCTATGGGGGATGTAGATCCAGAACTTACTTACCAGATCAATCTGGAGGGAAGCGTGCGCCTGGCAAGGCTAGCCAAAAGTACGGGCGTATCTCGCTTTCTCTTTGCCAGTAGCTGTTCTATCTACGGAAAAGGCGCCAAGCTGGACATGGACGAAAATGACCCGGTCAACCCACTAACTGCTTATGCCAAATCCAAAATTGAGTCAGAGAAGCGTATTGGAGCCATGGCCGATGAAAACTTTTCACCCGTTTTTTTACGCAATGCTACGGCTTATGGCTACTCCCCCATGCTACGCATAGATCTGGTAGTGAATAACCTCCTGGCATGCGCTGTGTCTAAAGGCAATATCGCCATCAAAAGTGATGGGTCACCCTGGCGTCCACTGATCCACTGCAAAGACATTGCTCATGCTTTCGTCGCTCTGGCGGAAGCACCAAAAGATAAAATGCACAACCGTATCATTAATATCGGAGCAAACAGTGAGAATTATCAGGTTCGCGATGTCGCAGATCAGGTACAGAAGTTACTTCCTGATGCCGAAATCGTCTACACGGGGGAAGTTGGTGAAGATCCGAGAAACTATAAAGTGAATTTTGATTTACTCTATTCTTTACTGCCAGATTTTAAGTTGGAATACGATCTGCAAAAAGGTATGCAGGAGCTTTTTGATAAGCTGATTGAGCATCACTTCAGTGCCAAAGATTTTGATGGCGATCAGTTTGTCCGTCTCAAAACGCTGGCCAAGAGATTGAGCCTGATCCAGTAA
- the rfbF gene encoding glucose-1-phosphate cytidylyltransferase, whose amino-acid sequence MKVLILAGGFGTRLSEETHLIPKPMVEIGGRPILWHIMKIYSSYGFNDFVILLGYKGYVIKEYFANYFLHQNDVTIDIANNKIETHSKSNEEPWKVTLVNTGLETMTGGRLKRAQPYLNQDEPFMFTYGDGVSNIDINALLSFHKKHDKMITMTSVQPEGRFGAMRIGEDMTVNSFEEKPEGEGGWINGGFFVCEPKVLDYIKGDETMFEREPLNMLVRDRQLVAYKHKGFWQCMDTLRDKRMLEDMWETDSPRWKIW is encoded by the coding sequence ATGAAAGTATTAATACTGGCCGGAGGGTTTGGCACACGTTTGAGCGAAGAAACACATCTGATACCCAAGCCCATGGTAGAAATTGGTGGGCGACCCATCCTGTGGCATATTATGAAGATCTACTCTTCCTACGGATTCAATGATTTTGTCATCCTGCTGGGATACAAAGGGTATGTGATCAAAGAATATTTTGCCAATTACTTCCTGCATCAAAATGATGTTACCATAGACATCGCCAATAATAAAATTGAAACACACAGTAAGAGCAATGAGGAACCCTGGAAGGTAACGCTGGTTAATACCGGATTGGAGACTATGACAGGTGGAAGGCTGAAACGTGCTCAACCTTATCTCAATCAGGACGAGCCTTTCATGTTTACCTATGGTGATGGTGTTTCCAATATTGATATTAATGCTTTGTTGTCCTTTCATAAAAAGCACGATAAAATGATCACTATGACCTCTGTACAGCCCGAAGGCCGATTTGGGGCCATGAGGATCGGAGAAGACATGACGGTCAATAGCTTTGAGGAAAAACCAGAAGGAGAAGGAGGCTGGATCAACGGCGGTTTTTTTGTCTGTGAACCTAAGGTGCTGGATTACATCAAAGGAGATGAAACTATGTTTGAAAGGGAACCCTTGAACATGCTGGTACGTGACAGACAATTAGTAGCCTACAAACACAAAGGGTTCTGGCAGTGTATGGATACCCTTCGTGATAAACGTATGCTGGAAGATATGTGGGAAACAGATAGTCCTCGTTGGAAAATCTGGTAA
- a CDS encoding class I SAM-dependent methyltransferase — translation MKKLIRWAIRYIPRKYLQRFGQKFLNIIAFFYRGNNVQCPVDEKKYRRFLPYGRIETRPNALCPSSLTLERHRLMWLFLKNKTDFFSAKHKVLHVAPEICFIHRFEKMPNLEYITADLESPWAKVKMDLHDVPFEDSSFDIVFCNHVMEHVDDDIRCMSELYRVLRPGGWAIIQSPVYNFPITKEDPTITDPVEREKAFGQRDHVRMYGLDYADRLRKAGFKVTEDDYVRTLPAAVVKWHALMDSETIYFCEKLEAQK, via the coding sequence ATGAAAAAATTGATCCGCTGGGCCATACGTTACATACCTCGCAAGTATTTGCAGCGTTTCGGGCAGAAATTTCTCAACATTATAGCGTTTTTTTATCGGGGAAACAATGTCCAATGTCCGGTAGATGAGAAAAAATATCGCAGGTTTTTACCCTATGGAAGAATTGAAACCCGACCTAATGCACTATGCCCCAGCTCATTAACACTGGAAAGGCACCGTCTGATGTGGTTATTTTTAAAAAATAAAACTGATTTTTTTTCAGCTAAACATAAGGTGCTCCACGTAGCTCCTGAAATTTGTTTTATCCACCGTTTTGAAAAAATGCCCAACCTGGAATACATTACTGCAGATCTGGAGTCTCCCTGGGCAAAAGTAAAGATGGATCTGCATGATGTACCTTTTGAGGACAGTTCGTTTGATATTGTTTTTTGTAATCATGTGATGGAGCATGTTGATGACGATATTCGCTGCATGAGCGAGCTTTACAGAGTACTCAGACCAGGGGGGTGGGCCATTATACAATCACCTGTTTATAATTTCCCGATTACCAAAGAAGACCCTACAATTACTGATCCGGTGGAGCGGGAGAAGGCCTTCGGACAACGTGATCATGTACGTATGTATGGACTTGATTACGCAGATCGTTTGCGAAAAGCAGGTTTTAAAGTGACTGAAGATGATTATGTACGAACATTACCTGCGGCTGTAGTTAAATGGCATGCGTTAATGGATAGCGAAACCATTTACTTCTGCGAGAAGCTTGAGGCACAAAAGTAA
- a CDS encoding heavy-metal-associated domain-containing protein encodes MKTYKFKTNINCGGCVETVSSYLNNSQEVLQWEVDTENEDKVLTVMGQESLESRDVVDIINLAGFSAKPLKKGILTKIFGS; translated from the coding sequence ATGAAAACCTATAAGTTTAAAACTAACATTAATTGTGGCGGCTGTGTTGAAACCGTTTCATCGTACCTAAACAACTCCCAGGAAGTATTACAATGGGAGGTAGATACGGAAAACGAGGACAAAGTTTTGACCGTCATGGGGCAGGAGTCCCTGGAATCAAGAGATGTCGTGGATATTATTAATCTGGCCGGCTTCTCTGCAAAACCACTAAAGAAAGGAATTTTAACTAAAATCTTCGGAAGTTGA
- a CDS encoding glycosyltransferase, whose protein sequence is MFFSLIIPVYNRPEDMQVVLDGLSRQSYNHFEVIVVESGSEIKSDQVVAAFKDRLDIHYYLKGNDGQGFSRNYGLARAKGDYLIILDSDIIIPSHYLQSVYDYLKHDYLNAFGGPDKAHTSFTTVQKAADFALTSYLTTGGTRGRKKGAGTYYPRSFNMGMSRAVYEKTKGFALPNCGEDIELSIRIQKWGFKTGLIPDAYVYHKRKDTLGGFLKQMEWFGKSRINLYRIYPESLKLMHLLPLGFYLYTLLMLVLLIVLPMLGFSMLTAFFIYFVAVFVEAMLRYQSIKVAAFSICTSASVFIGYGYGLIKYFFLQKAPYTNFPDISQQPNANI, encoded by the coding sequence ATGTTTTTTTCCCTGATCATTCCGGTATACAACAGGCCGGAAGACATGCAGGTAGTGTTAGATGGGCTGAGCCGACAAAGCTACAACCACTTTGAAGTAATTGTGGTAGAAAGTGGCTCTGAAATCAAATCAGATCAGGTCGTAGCCGCTTTTAAAGACCGACTGGATATACACTATTACCTCAAAGGGAATGATGGACAAGGCTTTTCCAGAAATTATGGCCTTGCCAGGGCAAAAGGAGATTACCTGATCATTCTGGACTCTGACATCATTATACCCTCTCACTATCTTCAAAGTGTATACGATTACCTGAAACACGATTATCTGAATGCCTTTGGGGGGCCGGATAAGGCTCATACATCATTTACTACAGTTCAGAAAGCTGCTGACTTTGCCCTTACATCCTATCTTACTACCGGAGGAACCCGGGGCAGAAAAAAAGGGGCCGGTACGTATTACCCCCGTAGCTTTAACATGGGGATGTCTCGTGCGGTGTATGAAAAAACCAAAGGCTTTGCCTTACCCAATTGTGGAGAGGATATTGAACTCAGCATTCGCATTCAAAAGTGGGGTTTTAAGACAGGCCTTATTCCAGATGCTTATGTATATCATAAGCGAAAGGACACGCTTGGTGGTTTTTTAAAACAAATGGAATGGTTTGGCAAATCACGCATCAATCTGTACCGAATTTATCCGGAAAGTCTGAAGCTAATGCATTTGCTACCGCTGGGTTTTTACCTTTATACGCTATTGATGCTCGTGCTACTTATAGTATTACCAATGTTAGGCTTTTCAATGCTTACCGCATTCTTCATCTATTTTGTAGCGGTATTTGTTGAGGCAATGCTGCGCTATCAATCTATTAAAGTAGCAGCCTTCAGTATTTGTACTTCGGCATCGGTTTTTATAGGATACGGATATGGTCTGATCAAGTATTTTTTTCTTCAGAAAGCTCCCTATACCAACTTCCCTGACATTTCTCAGCAGCCAAATGCGAACATTTAA
- a CDS encoding GNAT family N-acetyltransferase — translation MKTLFSEYKTDYSTYTFSYAVYCIKEAQKELPEIYAKGFLPYTGNTSLEEDTFYLARSLRVNLQEFKNSSENRRVNRKIEPLDISMEVYKKENFDFQDETFRQFCSDYAEERFSGGAMQAERLQYVLNRDMLTHIITFCSNEKVFGYVFTVMEGDMLHYWFSFYDTEYMRSHSLGKWMMWKVINWAHEQNLAHVYIGTCYREKSLYKVRDHKGAEFFDGSKWNNDTSLLKALCKSDDEEKNNDLFKSRPEIYH, via the coding sequence ATGAAAACACTATTCTCCGAATACAAAACGGATTACTCAACTTACACTTTTTCTTACGCGGTATATTGCATCAAAGAGGCTCAGAAAGAGCTTCCTGAAATTTATGCAAAAGGATTTCTTCCCTATACAGGAAATACCAGCCTGGAAGAAGATACTTTTTACCTTGCCAGAAGTCTGAGAGTCAACTTACAGGAATTTAAAAACAGTTCTGAAAATCGTCGGGTAAACCGCAAAATAGAGCCTCTTGATATTAGTATGGAAGTGTATAAAAAAGAAAACTTTGATTTTCAGGACGAAACATTCCGTCAGTTTTGCTCCGATTATGCCGAAGAACGCTTCTCGGGAGGCGCTATGCAAGCCGAACGCTTGCAGTATGTGCTAAACAGGGATATGCTTACCCATATTATCACTTTCTGTTCTAATGAGAAGGTCTTTGGTTATGTTTTTACTGTGATGGAAGGTGATATGCTCCATTATTGGTTCTCTTTTTACGATACCGAATACATGCGCTCACACTCTTTAGGAAAATGGATGATGTGGAAAGTCATTAACTGGGCACATGAACAAAATCTGGCTCATGTTTACATTGGTACCTGTTACAGAGAGAAATCATTGTACAAAGTGAGAGATCACAAAGGCGCTGAATTCTTTGACGGAAGCAAATGGAATAACGATACAAGTTTACTTAAAGCGCTTTGCAAAAGCGATGATGAGGAGAAAAACAACGACTTATTTAAATCAAGGCCAGAAATTTACCATTAA
- a CDS encoding NAD-dependent epimerase/dehydratase family protein, whose protein sequence is MNVLVTGGAGYLGTQLVAQLVNDPAVSRIIVYDNLSRDNFHLFLGHPFTDKSTKELKIDFVHGELLDTRKLRSVVKDADIVYHLAAKVVTPFATTDGHAYEQTNHWGTAELVYAIEESSKVQKLIYLSSTSVYGSSETLVDENTRPNPQTIYGISKLRAEDHVKRMFTKIPTYIMRCGNVYGYNKSLRFDAVINRFMFEANFKRRISIHGDGKQRRAFVNVQRVGEVLGALLHTDMPSDIYNLVDKNFQILDIVDVVKAIYFDLEFIFVNRHLGLRELSVDTELKLFKYLPEWEEASLLDEMEEFKTRFSF, encoded by the coding sequence ATGAATGTTTTAGTAACTGGAGGTGCCGGCTATTTAGGCACACAATTGGTTGCGCAACTGGTAAATGACCCCGCTGTTTCTCGTATTATTGTTTATGATAATCTATCACGAGATAACTTTCACTTATTTTTAGGTCACCCTTTTACTGATAAAAGCACTAAAGAGCTTAAAATTGATTTTGTACACGGTGAGCTTTTAGATACCCGTAAGCTGCGATCTGTAGTTAAAGATGCTGACATTGTGTATCATTTGGCGGCAAAGGTTGTTACACCTTTTGCTACTACCGATGGACATGCTTATGAGCAGACAAATCATTGGGGCACAGCTGAGCTAGTCTATGCTATAGAAGAGTCTTCGAAGGTACAAAAGTTGATTTATCTAAGCAGTACCTCAGTATATGGTTCTTCTGAGACCCTGGTGGATGAAAATACCCGGCCCAATCCCCAGACAATATATGGAATCTCTAAGCTTAGGGCTGAGGATCATGTCAAGCGTATGTTTACCAAGATACCTACTTACATCATGCGCTGCGGCAATGTATATGGATATAACAAAAGCCTACGCTTTGACGCTGTGATCAATCGCTTTATGTTTGAGGCCAATTTTAAAAGACGCATCTCCATACATGGTGATGGAAAGCAAAGAAGAGCATTTGTCAATGTGCAGCGGGTAGGGGAGGTGCTGGGCGCTTTGCTTCATACCGACATGCCCTCAGATATCTATAATCTCGTGGATAAAAATTTCCAGATCCTGGACATCGTGGATGTGGTAAAGGCCATTTATTTTGATCTGGAGTTTATTTTTGTCAATCGCCATCTGGGGCTTAGGGAACTCTCTGTAGATACAGAACTAAAACTTTTTAAGTATCTGCCTGAATGGGAAGAAGCTTCCTTATTAGATGAAATGGAAGAGTTTAAAACCCGCTTTTCATTTTAG
- a CDS encoding phosphoadenylyl-sulfate reductase has product MKFEQIQQQLGKYKQEGKKVFTSSSFQTHSLVLLHILSRIDRSIPIYFLNTGYHFPESVAFAEEVAESFGLSLVRLNPIVPKHQQKDAEGNLLFTSDPDYCCYLNKTQPMDAVLREYDVWINGIRAEQSRVRQAMKIEQAAPHDVIRFHPMLDWTIQEIFAYIREYDLPRHPLDAKGYASIGCEPCTKKPDPDMQEREARWYGMNKTECGLNTDLVKS; this is encoded by the coding sequence GTGAAATTTGAGCAGATTCAACAACAATTGGGTAAATACAAGCAGGAGGGGAAAAAGGTATTCACTTCATCATCTTTTCAGACACACAGCCTGGTACTTTTGCATATACTTAGCCGAATTGATCGCAGCATTCCTATTTATTTTCTCAATACCGGTTATCATTTTCCAGAGTCCGTAGCTTTCGCGGAAGAAGTCGCTGAAAGTTTTGGACTAAGTCTGGTCAGGCTAAACCCCATAGTACCCAAGCATCAGCAGAAAGATGCCGAAGGCAACCTTTTATTTACTTCAGACCCTGATTATTGCTGTTACCTCAATAAAACTCAGCCTATGGATGCAGTTTTGCGTGAGTATGATGTTTGGATCAATGGTATTCGCGCTGAGCAAAGCCGAGTGCGTCAGGCTATGAAAATAGAACAGGCAGCCCCTCATGACGTCATCCGATTCCACCCTATGCTGGACTGGACTATTCAGGAAATATTTGCCTACATTCGTGAGTATGACCTGCCTCGTCATCCCTTGGATGCCAAGGGGTACGCAAGCATTGGATGTGAGCCTTGTACCAAAAAGCCTGATCCTGATATGCAGGAGAGAGAGGCGCGCTGGTATGGTATGAACAAAACGGAATGTGGACTTAATACAGATCTGGTAAAATCTTAA
- a CDS encoding NAD-dependent epimerase/dehydratase family protein, with the protein MSKNLLITGGLGNLGSWLTDYFCRYTDMNVFVLASRKRPIFQDLNFTFITCDISDAKSCQQQLSPYTFDHVVHTASVNDYFKDNFAKDALLVNALGTRNLLDYFKDKALKNFIYFSTFQVYGQRSGLITEETPTEPKNDYGSTHLFAEYYVKQFFSTHHIPYTIFRLTNSYGCPKDHDSSKWYLVLNDLSRMAATEGQIVLKSNGQATRDFIWMGDVCKIVQEALERPAPNDYFNIAGEETYTMLYVAEQVREAYQEMYGKVLPIKINREDQTVYPDDLKVSAQKLQSCYEYEVQLRFKEEAKNIFKMLNSNS; encoded by the coding sequence ATGAGTAAAAACCTTTTGATCACCGGTGGTCTTGGCAATCTGGGCAGTTGGCTTACCGATTACTTCTGCCGTTATACCGATATGAATGTATTTGTACTCGCCAGTCGTAAGCGACCGATATTTCAGGATCTGAACTTCACTTTCATCACTTGTGACATTTCGGATGCCAAGTCCTGTCAACAGCAGTTAAGTCCTTATACTTTTGACCATGTAGTACATACTGCCAGTGTCAATGACTACTTTAAAGACAACTTTGCCAAAGATGCACTATTGGTCAATGCGCTGGGCACCAGAAACCTGCTGGATTATTTTAAGGATAAAGCACTGAAAAACTTTATATACTTCTCTACTTTTCAGGTATATGGACAGAGAAGTGGGCTGATTACTGAAGAGACACCCACCGAACCCAAAAATGACTATGGCAGTACGCACCTTTTTGCCGAATACTATGTCAAGCAGTTCTTCAGTACACATCATATACCTTATACCATATTCAGGCTGACAAATAGCTATGGTTGCCCCAAAGACCATGATTCTTCTAAATGGTACCTGGTACTGAATGACCTTTCAAGAATGGCTGCTACCGAAGGGCAGATTGTACTGAAATCAAACGGGCAGGCTACACGTGACTTTATCTGGATGGGCGATGTTTGTAAAATTGTGCAGGAAGCATTGGAGCGCCCTGCTCCAAACGATTACTTTAACATTGCCGGAGAGGAAACCTATACCATGCTGTATGTAGCTGAGCAGGTACGAGAGGCCTACCAGGAAATGTATGGTAAGGTGCTTCCCATCAAAATTAATCGAGAAGACCAAACAGTCTATCCTGATGACTTGAAGGTAAGTGCGCAAAAGCTACAATCCTGTTATGAGTATGAAGTTCAGCTGCGTTTTAAGGAAGAAGCCAAAAACATTTTCAAAATGTTAAATTCTAATTCATGA
- a CDS encoding glycosyltransferase family 2 protein, with the protein MEINQRKDISVVVPLLNEEESLPELCAWIDSVMQAHELRYEILLIDDGSRDRSWEVIIDIAKMNPNVEGIRFNRNYGKSAALNTGFEHVKGEVVITMDADLQDSPDEIPELYRMIKKEGYDMVSGWKKKRHDPLSKTIPSLFFNYVTRKISGIRLHDFNCGLKAYDIHVVKNLELYGEMHRYIPMLAQRHGFDKIGEKVVEHRARKYGNSKFGLERFIYGFLDLLSISFVSKFKKRPMHFFGTMGTLSFFFGIIVTIGLIADKLYKLNTHLPVREVTDQPLFYLALVAVIVGVQLFMAGFVAEMLTMNSEKKNDYIISEKVSFPRNKVF; encoded by the coding sequence ATGGAAATCAATCAGAGGAAAGACATATCCGTAGTAGTTCCGCTTCTCAACGAAGAAGAGTCTCTTCCTGAACTGTGCGCGTGGATTGATAGCGTAATGCAAGCCCATGAACTACGCTACGAGATATTGCTGATTGATGATGGAAGCCGGGATCGTTCCTGGGAGGTAATCATAGATATTGCCAAGATGAACCCCAACGTGGAAGGTATTCGCTTTAACCGAAATTACGGTAAGTCAGCAGCTCTGAATACGGGCTTTGAACATGTAAAGGGAGAAGTAGTAATCACCATGGATGCCGACCTGCAGGATAGCCCTGATGAAATACCGGAGCTGTACCGTATGATCAAAAAAGAGGGGTACGATATGGTTTCCGGCTGGAAAAAGAAAAGGCATGACCCGCTGAGTAAGACTATCCCATCTCTGTTCTTCAATTATGTTACCCGCAAAATTTCAGGAATCAGGCTGCATGATTTTAACTGTGGATTGAAAGCTTATGATATTCACGTAGTTAAAAATTTGGAACTGTACGGGGAAATGCACCGCTATATTCCTATGCTTGCCCAGCGCCATGGTTTTGACAAGATCGGAGAAAAGGTAGTGGAACACCGTGCCCGAAAATACGGCAACTCTAAATTTGGCCTAGAAAGGTTCATTTACGGTTTTCTGGACCTGCTTTCTATTTCTTTCGTTTCTAAATTTAAGAAAAGGCCCATGCATTTTTTTGGTACCATGGGTACCTTGAGCTTCTTCTTCGGAATCATAGTCACCATCGGCCTGATCGCTGATAAACTTTATAAGTTAAATACTCATCTGCCAGTAAGAGAAGTTACAGACCAGCCATTGTTTTATCTGGCATTGGTAGCAGTTATCGTTGGGGTGCAGTTGTTTATGGCTGGTTTTGTAGCCGAAATGCTCACCATGAATTCTGAGAAAAAGAATGATTACATCATCTCTGAAAAAGTAAGTTTCCCTCGTAATAAAGTATTCTGA
- the rfbC gene encoding dTDP-4-dehydrorhamnose 3,5-epimerase — MIFTETKLAGAYILDLKKIGDERGFFSRAFCANEYKEHGLNPTVAQANLSRSEKKHTLRGFHYQVEGAEEAKTIRCVKGKLLDVIIDLRKDSPTYCQYVAVELSDENHRALYVPEHFAHSFITLEDHTEAYYLVSNFYAPGKERGIRWNDPYFNVEWPTDQPIVSEKDQNHPDFQP; from the coding sequence ATGATATTTACAGAGACCAAATTAGCCGGAGCATATATTCTAGACTTAAAAAAAATAGGTGATGAGCGAGGATTTTTTTCGCGTGCATTTTGTGCCAATGAGTACAAAGAGCATGGCCTAAATCCTACTGTCGCTCAGGCTAACTTATCCCGTTCAGAAAAAAAGCACACCCTTAGGGGCTTTCACTATCAGGTAGAAGGAGCTGAAGAGGCAAAAACCATAAGATGTGTTAAAGGTAAGTTACTGGATGTCATCATTGACCTGCGCAAGGACTCACCGACTTATTGCCAATACGTAGCAGTAGAGCTATCAGATGAAAACCATAGGGCATTGTACGTACCTGAACATTTTGCTCATTCTTTCATTACGCTTGAAGATCACACTGAAGCGTATTATCTGGTCTCAAACTTTTATGCACCAGGCAAAGAAAGAGGCATTCGCTGGAATGACCCCTACTTCAATGTAGAATGGCCAACCGATCAGCCCATTGTATCTGAAAAAGACCAAAATCATCCTGACTTTCAACCATAA
- a CDS encoding DinB family protein, translating to MDTTLKSLFDYNQYANKLFIRSFTENNFNVEKGIKLFSHIINAHHIWLARIKDEAPIFDVWEIHVINSFAKVNEDNYSRSIQLLQEANDLHKVINYTNSKGNTYQNTIRDILLHIVNHSTYHRGQVATLIRENGMEPPVTDYIFYKRDEN from the coding sequence ATGGACACCACCTTAAAAAGTTTATTTGACTACAACCAGTATGCGAACAAATTATTCATTCGCAGCTTTACTGAAAATAATTTTAATGTAGAAAAAGGCATTAAACTTTTTAGTCATATCATCAATGCACACCATATCTGGCTAGCCCGAATAAAAGATGAAGCCCCCATTTTTGACGTTTGGGAAATCCATGTGATCAATAGCTTTGCAAAAGTTAATGAAGACAATTATTCCCGATCTATACAACTACTGCAGGAGGCAAACGATCTGCACAAAGTAATTAATTATACTAACTCAAAGGGCAACACTTATCAAAATACCATCAGGGACATTCTGCTGCACATAGTCAATCACTCTACTTACCACAGAGGACAAGTGGCTACACTGATTCGTGAAAATGGTATGGAGCCGCCTGTGACAGATTATATTTTTTACAAAAGAGACGAAAACTGA